In Stieleria varia, one genomic interval encodes:
- a CDS encoding DUF971 domain-containing protein — MPTPQSIQRDGPSAIIIHWTDDKTTRWTAAELRKRCPCATCREKKRSKETGTDASEPAAKSIGLPVLTMQETLPLTITAMRPVGTYAYNIAFSDGHSSGLFQLGMLYEQV, encoded by the coding sequence ATGCCGACCCCACAGTCGATTCAACGAGACGGCCCGTCTGCAATCATTATCCACTGGACCGACGACAAGACCACGCGTTGGACCGCTGCCGAGCTGCGCAAACGCTGCCCCTGCGCGACCTGTCGTGAAAAGAAACGCAGCAAGGAAACCGGCACCGATGCAAGTGAGCCAGCCGCCAAGTCAATCGGATTGCCCGTTCTGACGATGCAGGAAACCCTGCCGCTGACGATCACCGCCATGCGTCCCGTGGGCACGTATGCCTACAACATCGCCTTCAGCGACGGCCATTCCTCGGGGCTGTTCCAACTGGGGATGCTCTACGAGCAAGTCTAG
- a CDS encoding WecB/TagA/CpsF family glycosyltransferase codes for MIDLGKHNVLGIGVSAIDYEAAVAKIIAAGNAHQSMAVTALAVHGVMTGVSDPAHQYRLNRFDLVCPDGQPVRWALNWLHGCGLTDRVYGPNLTLELCRAAAQQDVPVFLFGATDEMLDQFAMRLCEKFDGLRIAGKRASKFRTLTDEERDSLAEEINASGAGICFVGLGCPRQEVFAYEMRSRIQMPLIAVGAAFAFHAGMLDQAPAWMQKRGLEWFYRLTKEPGRLWKRYLTTNPAFVTRLLLQKLGLKPGSTEGGVEPSEEIQFG; via the coding sequence ATGATCGATTTGGGCAAACACAACGTACTAGGGATCGGCGTCAGCGCGATCGATTACGAAGCCGCAGTGGCGAAAATCATCGCAGCGGGTAACGCACATCAGTCGATGGCCGTTACCGCATTGGCTGTTCACGGAGTGATGACAGGCGTCAGCGACCCGGCTCATCAGTATCGCTTGAACCGATTCGATCTCGTCTGTCCCGACGGTCAACCTGTCCGATGGGCGCTCAACTGGCTGCACGGATGTGGACTGACGGATCGTGTCTACGGCCCCAATTTGACGCTGGAACTTTGTCGCGCCGCAGCCCAACAGGACGTCCCGGTGTTTCTCTTTGGCGCGACCGATGAGATGCTCGATCAATTTGCGATGCGGTTGTGTGAAAAATTTGACGGTCTAAGGATTGCCGGCAAACGCGCGTCCAAGTTCCGAACCTTGACCGATGAAGAACGAGACTCATTGGCCGAGGAAATCAACGCCAGCGGCGCGGGGATCTGCTTCGTCGGCTTGGGTTGCCCACGCCAAGAAGTGTTCGCCTACGAGATGCGGAGTCGGATCCAGATGCCACTGATCGCCGTGGGAGCCGCATTTGCGTTTCACGCCGGAATGCTCGATCAAGCTCCGGCGTGGATGCAAAAGCGGGGATTGGAATGGTTTTACCGACTGACCAAAGAACCCGGCCGTCTGTGGAAACGCTATTTGACCACCAACCCGGCCTTCGTGACTCGGTTGTTGTTGCAGAAACTGGGACTCAAGCCTGGCAGCACCGAAGGCGGCGTGGAGCCTTCCGAAGAAATCCAGTTCGGGTAG
- a CDS encoding polysaccharide deacetylase family protein yields MSKPIASLSLDFDNKWAYLRAAGREDWQDASSYLQLAADRIVDVLGEKNLPLTAFIVGRDLQSDADCDAILSLRRLPICEYANHSLNHLPWMHTMDDDEIHDEVAQTHDAIEQVTGQRCVGFRGPGFSCPDEVLRVLSRLDYVYDASIFPTSMAPIARAVFLMRTKLQGEQRERAKKLYGGFAAMRNPNRPYRREIDNAALWELPVTVMPLTRTPIHFSYFTFLAGFSTATAKSYFRTALRLCTLTGTSPSILLHPPDFLGREDDADMAYFPGMKMPRDKKISLVKWALGQLAQRFDVHCMIDQVAALDPNSIKRSQLTTVTSPMHAALTT; encoded by the coding sequence ATGAGCAAGCCGATCGCGAGCTTGTCGCTGGACTTCGACAACAAATGGGCTTACTTGAGAGCCGCCGGGCGGGAAGACTGGCAAGACGCGTCGAGCTACTTGCAGCTCGCAGCGGATCGCATCGTCGATGTCCTGGGCGAAAAGAACTTGCCCTTGACCGCTTTTATCGTCGGACGCGATTTGCAAAGTGACGCCGATTGCGACGCGATTCTGTCGCTGCGACGGTTGCCCATTTGCGAATACGCCAATCATTCACTCAATCATCTGCCGTGGATGCACACGATGGATGACGACGAGATCCATGACGAAGTCGCCCAGACGCACGATGCGATCGAGCAAGTCACGGGGCAACGTTGCGTCGGGTTTCGTGGTCCCGGGTTCAGTTGTCCCGACGAAGTCCTGCGGGTGCTGAGCAGGCTGGACTACGTTTACGACGCGTCGATCTTTCCCACGTCGATGGCCCCCATCGCCCGCGCCGTTTTTTTGATGCGAACCAAACTGCAAGGCGAGCAACGCGAGCGTGCCAAGAAACTCTATGGCGGATTTGCCGCGATGCGAAATCCCAATCGACCCTATCGTCGTGAGATTGATAACGCTGCCCTTTGGGAACTGCCGGTGACGGTCATGCCGTTGACACGCACGCCGATCCACTTCAGCTACTTTACATTCCTGGCCGGTTTCTCGACGGCCACGGCCAAATCGTACTTTCGTACCGCATTGCGACTGTGCACGTTGACGGGGACATCGCCGTCGATCCTGCTGCACCCGCCGGATTTTCTCGGCCGCGAAGACGACGCCGACATGGCGTACTTCCCCGGAATGAAGATGCCGCGAGACAAGAAAATCTCGCTCGTCAAATGGGCGCTCGGTCAACTTGCTCAGCGATTCGACGTCCACTGCATGATCGATCAAGTCGCCGCACTGGACCCGAACTCGATCAAACGAAGCCAATTGACAACGGTCACCTCACCTATGCACGCCGCTCTCACCACCTGA
- a CDS encoding glycosyltransferase family 4 protein, with protein sequence MLLRDPSTFAAASLDDGIVDARVVFLTHYIPLYQVRVLQEIAACVRDFHVLLSTPIEPNRDFTPDWGGLDVTVQNTWTVRRRWKHRDSKGTKFNDELYVHIPYDTQRRLRQLRPDVVMSLELGARSLGATHYCRRNPGTKSILCTYMSEHTERHRGWLRQTLRKRLVRRADALTYNGPSCQSYLQQLGVPDNALYHFPYAADDRTLHMGPVERVDGQTRHRLLCVGQLSERKGVLPMMTQLQRYCIDHPEQSIEMRLAGDGPLRDQLQSLSLPTNLTLTLLGNVPAKELSTELRSCGAVIAPTLADEWLLVVNESLQAGTPVIGSIYAQAVTTLIRDGINGWQYDPADESSLARSLNAYFGVSADRLTEMRHECRDSVEERTPAWAASGAVQAIRELWPARVDSETAVAGVKSESGQ encoded by the coding sequence GTGTTATTGCGTGACCCATCGACATTCGCTGCCGCGTCGCTTGACGATGGGATTGTCGATGCGCGAGTCGTATTCTTGACGCACTACATCCCGCTCTATCAAGTCCGTGTGTTGCAAGAAATCGCTGCCTGCGTTCGTGATTTCCACGTCTTGCTGAGTACCCCGATCGAACCCAATCGGGACTTCACTCCGGACTGGGGTGGGCTGGACGTCACCGTGCAAAATACTTGGACGGTTCGTCGACGGTGGAAGCATCGTGACAGCAAGGGAACGAAGTTTAATGACGAACTCTATGTTCACATCCCCTACGATACTCAGCGTCGACTACGGCAATTGCGTCCCGACGTGGTGATGTCGTTGGAATTGGGTGCGCGTTCGCTGGGCGCGACACACTACTGTCGCCGAAACCCAGGCACCAAGAGCATCTTGTGCACCTACATGAGCGAGCACACCGAGCGGCACCGCGGCTGGCTTCGCCAAACCCTTCGTAAACGACTGGTCCGCCGCGCCGACGCGTTGACCTACAACGGTCCCTCCTGCCAAAGCTATTTGCAACAACTCGGCGTTCCCGACAATGCCTTATATCACTTTCCCTACGCCGCGGACGATCGCACGCTGCACATGGGACCGGTCGAACGTGTAGACGGACAGACCCGCCATCGACTGCTTTGTGTCGGTCAACTCAGTGAACGCAAAGGCGTCCTGCCCATGATGACGCAGTTGCAACGCTACTGCATCGATCATCCAGAGCAATCCATCGAAATGCGACTTGCCGGTGACGGACCGTTACGAGACCAGCTGCAGTCACTTTCGCTGCCGACCAATTTGACCCTGACCTTGTTGGGCAACGTGCCTGCCAAAGAACTTTCCACAGAATTGCGCAGCTGTGGTGCGGTGATCGCACCGACCTTGGCCGACGAATGGCTGCTGGTGGTCAATGAATCGCTGCAGGCAGGCACTCCGGTGATCGGCAGCATATACGCTCAAGCGGTCACCACTCTGATTCGCGATGGAATCAACGGCTGGCAATACGACCCAGCCGACGAAAGCTCGCTCGCCCGAAGCCTCAACGCCTACTTTGGCGTCTCCGCCGACCGGCTCACCGAGATGCGTCACGAATGCCGCGACAGTGTCGAGGAACGCACGCCGGCTTGGGCGGCATCCGGTGCGGTACAAGCCATTCGAGAATTGTGGCCCGCTCGCGTGGACAGCGAAACTGCGGTTGCCGGCGTGAAATCGGAGTCCGGGCAATGA
- a CDS encoding sugar transferase yields the protein MLGALLRPLSGVWPVGNDGDSLLLTLTEFNREVSRERIRATRRSFPFCIVTIRLLGASRRRKGRNALIRILHRHLRITDQKADLGKHEFAVLLVDTPEMGGRSVLDRMSQLCDAANLAVQLSLRVHDPDGFRSDSDDHSGGSGGRRRVGDDGVAQWLRVDHAEVEVTAEKPMVSRSLSQGLAKRVVDIVGAGAGLIAASPVLITAMIAVKATSPGPIFFRQTREGRGGKPFTIYKFRSMVVDAEAKQAALRAESHRDGPAFKIKNDPRVTRVGHFLRASCIDELPQLINVLRGDMSLVGPRPLPWHESRACNRWHRRRLDVRPGMTCHWQINKAKAETFDDWMRMDLQYVDRNNFWQDLRLIFSTVLVPMTGRGGD from the coding sequence ATGCTAGGAGCATTGTTGAGACCATTGAGCGGCGTCTGGCCCGTCGGCAACGACGGTGATTCGCTGTTGTTGACGCTGACGGAATTCAACCGCGAAGTTTCGCGAGAGAGAATTCGCGCCACGCGGCGTTCGTTTCCATTCTGTATCGTGACGATCCGATTGCTCGGTGCCAGCCGCCGCCGCAAAGGACGCAACGCGTTGATCCGAATCCTGCACCGACATTTGCGGATCACCGATCAAAAAGCGGACTTGGGCAAACATGAGTTTGCGGTGCTGTTGGTCGACACGCCTGAGATGGGCGGGCGCTCGGTGCTGGACCGCATGTCACAACTGTGCGATGCGGCCAACCTTGCAGTGCAGCTATCGTTGCGGGTCCATGATCCGGATGGATTTCGATCCGATTCGGACGACCACAGCGGTGGGTCCGGTGGACGTCGACGCGTGGGCGATGATGGCGTCGCACAGTGGTTGCGGGTAGATCACGCTGAGGTCGAGGTCACGGCGGAAAAGCCGATGGTCTCGCGGTCACTCTCGCAGGGACTTGCCAAACGTGTCGTCGACATCGTGGGAGCCGGCGCCGGCTTGATTGCGGCCAGTCCAGTCTTGATCACGGCGATGATCGCGGTCAAAGCGACCAGTCCCGGCCCCATCTTCTTTCGCCAAACCCGAGAAGGTCGCGGCGGGAAACCGTTCACCATCTACAAGTTTCGATCGATGGTGGTCGACGCCGAGGCCAAACAAGCGGCTTTGCGTGCGGAGAGCCATCGTGACGGTCCTGCGTTCAAAATCAAAAATGACCCCCGAGTGACGCGAGTCGGCCATTTTTTACGCGCTTCGTGCATTGACGAATTGCCTCAACTGATCAATGTGCTCAGAGGCGATATGTCGTTGGTCGGTCCCCGACCGCTGCCGTGGCACGAAAGCCGCGCCTGCAACCGATGGCATCGTCGTCGATTGGATGTCCGTCCTGGCATGACCTGTCATTGGCAAATCAACAAGGCGAAAGCCGAAACGTTTGATGACTGGATGCGGATGGATTTACAATACGTCGATCGAAACAATTTCTGGCAAGACCTCCGTCTTATCTTCAGTACCGTCCTGGTGCCGATGACTGGACGCGGAGGTGACTGA
- a CDS encoding GumC family protein has product MQHTNPESWAQVTPADLFRCVLRRLPSVCFTTLLVTAIVVGLLIAWPNRYGSDGMMYVRLGRGALTVDPTTQSTEGVSMQENRSSEVMSVAEMMASREIAERVVDAIGVDEIVRPRNWVDRAEIWVSELVPSGGVPGDTMTQEEYEVQIAREEAIRMVTAWLKVELPKKGYTVAISGRGSDPLLIQRVVQSAMNEYGQYHVEAHQSNGSLEFFEEQVEQSRKIAIAANEELQKTRSEKGWMSVESAESTVRERLVAIEIALNEAESGYAEAQSRADGLSKQLASLKPWVPMEITSGIASAAADDMRTRLFSEQVTESEELAKLKPNHPRYQMMQGKMTRSQQIVGDQSDERTQTTEAINPVYQSLESEYLLATAKAAGLASRRDALQESLARAKKDLQRLNSDSIVLANLKWQADIGQQNFLDHSKSLEEARIIRELDKQSMSDVTVIQNASLNLKKVGPPRAMLAGVGVCLGLALGLFQAIVRDNPVDPRSDGNQRIKTYRTDGDDSSVPKQSERSGSSREQMTNSNDQDDVLVSSGGGVIPR; this is encoded by the coding sequence GTGCAACATACCAATCCAGAGTCATGGGCCCAGGTGACGCCAGCGGATCTTTTCCGATGCGTCCTTCGTCGACTGCCCTCCGTCTGCTTCACGACGCTGTTGGTGACGGCCATCGTTGTGGGCCTTTTGATCGCATGGCCTAATCGATACGGCAGCGACGGGATGATGTATGTCCGTTTGGGTCGTGGTGCGTTGACGGTGGATCCGACGACACAGAGTACCGAAGGCGTCTCGATGCAGGAGAATCGGTCATCGGAGGTGATGAGTGTTGCCGAGATGATGGCCAGTCGCGAAATCGCCGAACGAGTTGTCGACGCGATAGGCGTTGATGAAATCGTTCGTCCCCGCAACTGGGTCGATCGTGCAGAAATCTGGGTCAGTGAACTGGTCCCCAGCGGCGGCGTTCCTGGGGACACGATGACCCAGGAAGAATACGAGGTGCAGATCGCCCGCGAGGAAGCCATCCGAATGGTCACCGCGTGGTTGAAGGTCGAGTTGCCCAAGAAAGGCTATACCGTGGCGATCAGTGGCCGGGGGTCCGACCCGTTATTGATCCAGCGTGTCGTTCAATCCGCGATGAACGAGTACGGTCAGTATCATGTGGAAGCACACCAGTCCAACGGGTCGCTTGAGTTTTTTGAGGAGCAGGTCGAGCAGAGTCGCAAAATAGCGATTGCCGCCAACGAAGAACTGCAAAAGACACGCAGCGAGAAAGGCTGGATGAGTGTCGAATCCGCCGAGTCGACGGTTCGAGAGCGTCTGGTGGCCATCGAAATCGCGTTGAACGAAGCCGAGAGTGGCTATGCCGAAGCCCAGAGCCGGGCCGATGGACTGAGCAAGCAACTGGCCAGCTTGAAACCTTGGGTGCCGATGGAAATCACCAGCGGCATTGCCAGCGCGGCGGCCGATGACATGCGAACGCGATTGTTCAGCGAACAGGTCACCGAAAGCGAAGAGCTGGCGAAGCTGAAACCGAATCATCCTCGCTACCAGATGATGCAAGGGAAGATGACTCGCAGTCAGCAGATCGTCGGGGACCAATCCGACGAACGCACGCAGACGACCGAAGCGATCAATCCCGTGTATCAGTCGCTGGAGAGCGAGTACCTGTTGGCGACCGCGAAAGCAGCCGGTTTGGCCAGCCGTCGTGATGCCCTGCAAGAGAGCCTAGCACGTGCGAAGAAAGACCTGCAGCGTCTGAACAGCGATTCGATCGTTCTGGCCAATTTGAAATGGCAAGCGGACATCGGACAACAAAATTTCTTGGACCACTCCAAGAGCCTCGAGGAGGCGCGGATCATTCGCGAGCTGGACAAGCAGAGCATGTCTGACGTGACGGTGATCCAGAACGCGTCGCTGAACCTAAAGAAAGTCGGTCCACCGCGAGCGATGCTTGCGGGAGTCGGCGTATGCCTTGGATTGGCACTGGGCCTGTTCCAAGCGATCGTACGGGACAATCCGGTTGATCCGCGATCGGACGGCAATCAACGAATAAAGACATACCGTACTGACGGTGATGATTCGTCTGTACCTAAACAGTCTGAGCGATCGGGCAGCTCCCGAGAGCAGATGACAAACTCCAATGACCAAGACGATGTCTTGGTCTCATCGGGCGGCGGGGTCATTCCTCGCTGA
- a CDS encoding class I SAM-dependent methyltransferase, giving the protein MIPRTLEPESMDTAEEADEYRKMNHEAVNACFVHDLFAGGAVGPRVLDLGTGPAHIPILICEKDPEVEIMAVDSSIEMLEVAKIEIELSGMIGRIQLEHGDAKNLSGFEQAAVDTVISNTLLHHLAEPGIAIAQAVKLLRPGGRLFLRDLFRPESDDEVERLVTLYADGESEQARQLFRQSLHAALTLSEIQSLVNDLPGGLGIPAQNVQMTSDRHWTIDWVMPASTT; this is encoded by the coding sequence ATGATCCCTCGAACCCTGGAGCCCGAGTCGATGGACACGGCAGAGGAAGCCGATGAGTACCGTAAGATGAACCACGAAGCGGTGAACGCTTGTTTCGTGCACGATTTGTTCGCCGGGGGCGCTGTGGGCCCTCGCGTTCTGGACCTGGGAACCGGCCCCGCCCACATTCCGATCCTGATCTGCGAAAAGGATCCTGAGGTCGAGATCATGGCGGTGGACAGCTCGATCGAGATGCTGGAGGTCGCCAAGATCGAGATCGAACTCTCCGGCATGATCGGACGCATCCAACTGGAACACGGTGACGCAAAGAATCTGAGCGGATTTGAACAAGCCGCTGTCGATACCGTGATCTCCAACACCCTGCTGCATCACTTGGCCGAGCCGGGCATCGCGATCGCCCAGGCCGTGAAATTGCTGCGTCCCGGCGGACGGCTTTTCCTCAGAGACCTGTTCCGCCCGGAGTCCGATGACGAAGTTGAGCGATTGGTGACCTTGTACGCCGATGGAGAGTCGGAGCAGGCCCGCCAGTTGTTTCGTCAGTCACTGCATGCTGCGTTGACCCTGTCTGAAATCCAAAGTTTGGTGAACGACCTACCCGGGGGTCTTGGAATCCCGGCCCAGAACGTTCAAATGACAAGCGACCGCCACTGGACGATCGACTGGGTCATGCCGGCATCAACCACGTAG
- a CDS encoding thymidylate synthase translates to MLPYLKLLDDVLENGVDRGDRTGVGTRSLFGRQMRFDLSRGFPLVTTKKLHTRSIFYELLWFLRGETNIAWLKENGVSIWDEWADENGELGPVYGYQWRSWPTPDGGAVDQIRWVQNEIRTNPMSRRLIVSAWNAACVNDMALPPCHVMFQFYVSDGRLSCQLYQRSADLFLGVPFNIASYALLTMMMAKVTDLEPGDFVHTLGDVHLYQNHFDQAREQLAREPKPLPTLTLRSRPDSIDEFVYEDIQVMGYDPHPHIKAPVAV, encoded by the coding sequence ATGCTGCCCTACCTAAAACTACTGGACGATGTCCTCGAGAACGGAGTGGACCGGGGCGACCGGACCGGAGTGGGAACCCGCAGTTTGTTCGGCAGGCAAATGCGGTTTGATCTCTCGCGTGGTTTCCCGTTGGTGACGACTAAGAAACTGCACACGCGTTCGATCTTTTACGAGTTGCTGTGGTTTCTGCGAGGCGAAACGAATATCGCTTGGCTGAAAGAAAACGGGGTCAGCATCTGGGACGAGTGGGCCGACGAGAACGGCGAACTCGGCCCGGTCTACGGATACCAGTGGCGATCGTGGCCGACACCCGATGGTGGTGCGGTGGACCAGATCCGCTGGGTGCAAAATGAAATCCGCACCAATCCGATGTCGCGACGCTTGATCGTCTCGGCGTGGAATGCCGCCTGCGTTAACGACATGGCTTTGCCGCCCTGCCACGTGATGTTTCAATTTTACGTCTCCGACGGTCGGCTCTCCTGTCAGCTCTATCAACGCAGCGCGGACCTGTTTCTCGGAGTGCCATTCAACATCGCCAGCTATGCGTTGCTGACGATGATGATGGCCAAAGTCACGGACCTTGAGCCGGGGGATTTTGTGCACACGCTCGGCGATGTCCACTTGTATCAGAACCATTTCGATCAAGCCCGTGAGCAACTTGCTCGGGAACCCAAGCCTTTGCCTACGCTGACCCTACGCTCACGTCCCGATTCGATCGACGAATTTGTCTACGAAGACATCCAGGTGATGGGCTACGATCCTCATCCGCACATCAAAGCCCCTGTGGCAGTCTGA
- a CDS encoding dihydrofolate reductase: MSNSLPKLTAVVAVTPDGTIGRDGDMPWRLREDLRRFKHLTMGGVLLMGRRTYESIGKPLPGRRTVVITRNPHWSADGVELAPDPDAAVALAGDQNAFVVGGAQIYEALLPRCEQIFLTTVWSNVVGDTTLKSDWTPFQIVSRTRIPAGLRDDVPTEFVQMVRKNS; encoded by the coding sequence ATGTCAAACTCCTTGCCCAAGTTGACCGCCGTGGTCGCCGTCACCCCCGACGGCACCATCGGTCGCGACGGCGACATGCCGTGGAGGCTCCGCGAAGACCTACGCAGGTTCAAACACTTGACCATGGGCGGAGTGCTGCTGATGGGACGCCGCACCTACGAATCGATCGGCAAGCCGCTGCCTGGACGCCGAACGGTCGTCATCACCCGCAACCCGCACTGGTCAGCCGATGGCGTCGAACTGGCCCCCGATCCCGATGCCGCCGTCGCCCTGGCCGGCGATCAAAACGCCTTCGTGGTCGGCGGCGCCCAGATCTATGAGGCCCTCCTGCCGAGGTGCGAACAAATTTTCTTGACCACCGTTTGGTCCAATGTGGTGGGGGATACGACCCTGAAATCCGACTGGACACCCTTTCAAATCGTCTCCCGGACGAGGATTCCCGCAGGTTTACGCGATGATGTGCCCACCGAGTTTGTTCAGATGGTGCGAAAAAATTCCTAG
- the rpsM gene encoding 30S ribosomal protein S13, giving the protein MGVDIPNDKQVQYSLTYLYGVGLYTAREVCEKLGIDPHRAASDLGEDELGQIAAMLERDYTCEGPLRRYVTQNISRLREIKSYRGMRHRMGLPVRGQRTKTNARTRKGPKKTVAGKKGVKDLR; this is encoded by the coding sequence TTGGGCGTTGACATTCCAAACGACAAACAAGTGCAGTACTCGTTGACGTACTTGTACGGCGTCGGACTGTATACCGCACGTGAAGTCTGTGAAAAGCTGGGCATTGATCCCCATCGCGCCGCCAGTGATCTGGGCGAAGACGAGTTGGGTCAGATCGCCGCCATGCTGGAGCGTGACTACACCTGTGAGGGTCCGTTGCGTCGCTACGTGACCCAAAACATCAGCCGTTTGCGTGAAATCAAGAGTTACCGCGGCATGCGGCACCGAATGGGCCTGCCCGTTCGTGGCCAACGCACCAAGACCAACGCTCGGACCCGCAAGGGACCCAAGAAGACGGTTGCGGGCAAAAAGGGCGTCAAGGACTTGCGCTAA
- the rpsK gene encoding 30S ribosomal protein S11, with the protein MAKTNKKKRVRRNVSNGIAHIHATFNNTTVTITDAKGDTLCWASAGTSGFKGSRKSTPFAGQCAAQQAAEKATKFGMRDVEVRVKGPGSGRESAITALQAAGLNVKLIEDVTPIPHNGCRPKKKRRV; encoded by the coding sequence GTGGCAAAGACCAACAAAAAGAAACGCGTACGGCGTAACGTGAGCAACGGGATCGCTCACATTCACGCCACGTTCAATAACACCACCGTCACGATCACCGATGCCAAAGGTGACACGTTGTGCTGGGCAAGCGCCGGAACCAGCGGTTTCAAAGGCTCGCGGAAGAGTACTCCTTTCGCCGGTCAGTGTGCCGCCCAGCAAGCAGCCGAAAAGGCAACCAAGTTCGGCATGCGAGACGTCGAAGTCCGCGTTAAGGGGCCTGGTTCGGGACGCGAAAGCGCCATCACGGCTCTGCAAGCCGCTGGTCTGAACGTGAAGTTGATCGAAGACGTGACGCCGATCCCGCACAACGGTTGTCGCCCCAAGAAGAAACGTCGCGTTTGA
- a CDS encoding DNA-directed RNA polymerase subunit alpha, which translates to MHIRWRGMELPSNLEVDRDSLSETYGKFIAEPFERGFGVSIGNSIRRVLLSSLMGSAVTQIKIRGAQHEFTNIPGVVEDVTDLVLNVKSLIVRNHSDATRVITVERNTAGEIKAGDIQTDSDVEVINKELVLATLSSDTPFMMEMVVENGRGYVPATEHSTADHEIGIIPIDAVFSPITRVRYDVEETRVGQKTNFDKLILEIWTDGSVNPEMALVESAKILRKHLNPFVQYRELGPSIFSAARGGAGSPEAQLEAKLNMTLAELRLSVRANNCLESENIQTVRDLVQRTEDQLLEVRNFGDTTLNEVREKLAQYGLHLGMRVPSQPMF; encoded by the coding sequence ATGCATATTCGATGGCGTGGAATGGAACTTCCCAGCAACCTGGAAGTGGACCGCGATTCCCTTTCGGAAACCTACGGCAAATTCATCGCGGAACCGTTTGAACGCGGTTTCGGCGTCAGCATTGGTAACAGCATTCGCCGTGTCTTGCTGAGCAGCCTGATGGGCAGCGCCGTTACCCAAATCAAGATTCGCGGCGCGCAGCACGAATTCACGAACATCCCCGGCGTCGTCGAAGATGTCACGGATTTGGTCTTGAACGTCAAGAGCTTGATCGTTCGCAACCACAGCGATGCCACCCGCGTGATCACCGTCGAGCGAAACACCGCCGGCGAAATCAAAGCAGGCGACATCCAAACCGATTCCGACGTCGAAGTCATCAACAAGGAACTCGTCCTGGCAACCCTGTCCAGCGATACCCCGTTCATGATGGAAATGGTCGTCGAGAACGGACGTGGCTATGTGCCGGCAACGGAACACTCCACCGCAGACCACGAAATCGGTATCATCCCGATCGACGCCGTGTTCAGCCCGATCACCCGCGTTCGTTATGACGTGGAAGAAACCCGCGTCGGTCAAAAGACGAACTTCGACAAGCTGATCTTGGAAATCTGGACCGATGGTTCGGTCAACCCCGAGATGGCTCTGGTCGAATCGGCAAAGATTTTGCGAAAGCACCTCAACCCATTCGTCCAATATCGTGAACTCGGTCCAAGTATCTTCTCTGCCGCTCGCGGTGGTGCAGGTTCGCCCGAGGCACAATTGGAAGCCAAGTTGAACATGACCCTCGCCGAATTGCGTCTTTCCGTGCGAGCAAACAATTGCTTGGAAAGCGAAAACATCCAAACGGTTCGCGACTTGGTGCAACGCACCGAAGACCAACTTCTGGAAGTCCGCAACTTTGGCGATACCACGCTCAACGAAGTGCGTGAGAAACTCGCTCAGTACGGTCTGCACTTGGGCATGCGAGTGCCCAGCCAACCCATGTTTTGA